The nucleotide window TCCTGGTAGAACGGATCTTGAAGGTAAATACCCTGAGAAGTGGGAAATGGCGTTGAAGTCAAATGTAGAGGGTAAGGTTGGTGGAATTAAGGAAGCGATGGAAGGCGCTGATATCGTCATCGGGGCTTCCAAGCCCGGACCAGACGTCATTACAAAGGAAATGGTAAGATCGATGGCTGACGACGCGATCGTCTTTGCTACGGCTAATCCAGTTCCGGAAATTTGGCCCTGGGACGCTAAAGAGGCGGGCGCCAGGATCGTCGCAACAGGTCGATCAGATTTCCCGAACCAGATCAATAACTCTCTTGGATTCCCTGGTATTTTCAGAGGTGCCCTTGATGTGAGAGCGAGGACGATCACCGATGAAATGTGCATCGCTGCCGCGTTAGAGCTTGCAAAAACAGCAGAGGACAAGGGTTTGACGGAGGAGTATATCGTGCCGACAATGGATGACTGGGAAGTGTTCCCAAGAGAAGCCGTCGCAGTCGGGATGAAGGCAATGGAACAGGGGGTTGCGAGGATCAAGATGAGCAGGGACGAACTTTACGATAGGGCTTCATCAATCATTCGTCGTGCGAGAGACATGACAAAGCTGATGATGAAAGAAGGCTGTATTCCGCCACCACCGGATTGAAAAACCCCTTTTTCATCATCTTATTTTCCTGCCTTTTTCTAATTGGTCGGTCTTGTCTCTATTACTAATATGGTATAGATAATGCTATTTCGATAATGAAATGTCTTCTAATACCTTCTTTTGGCAATTCATGCGATAGTAGCGAATTGAAAGGAGTTTGTTAAAAGTTGTAATTTCCGTGAATAACGTCTCGTCTTTTCAACAGTTGGACGAGTGGAACAGGGTGCTTGCTTCGTATCTGGAATTCCGCCTAACAGTCATTGAATATGAGAAACCATTTCTGCGATTAACTGATCAGATCAGGGTAAGAGAAATAGCCTCAACGCTCTGAATGCCTTTGATTGCATGGAGAGCTGTCTCAAGTTTGTCGACGATGCCTTCAGCATCAGCCATAACGAAAGTTGCTGTGAGCATCTTGAGACCAAAGGCCACAGGTTTGACTTCAATCTT belongs to Methanomassiliicoccales archaeon and includes:
- a CDS encoding elongation factor 1-beta — its product is MGKVAAVYNLMPDDISIPMEEIARKIAGVVPEGVEVAKIEVKPVAFGLKMLTATFVMADAEGIVDKLETALHAIKGIQSVEAISLTLI